The Asticcacaulis excentricus genome has a segment encoding these proteins:
- the glyS gene encoding glycine--tRNA ligase subunit beta, with the protein MAQLLIELFSEEIPARMQLQAARDFERLFQQGLYKAGLDDASFDVAQNKTYEIRTYVGPRRLALVVDGLATETVATTEEIKGPKVGAPQQAIDGFLRKVGMTQDELMDVNGVWVAIKRKDALKTAELLPGILEDVILNFPWPKSMRSGTSSFRWVRPLKRILFLFDGQVIPLSVGGVTSGDLTQGHRVLSSGEALAVKDFADYQQKLRDNFVILDHIERQSLILDKANEACATAGCALMDDHGLLEEVAGLNEWPTPLLGDMDPKFLSLPPEVIKTSMRTHQKYFAVRDLSTGKMAAKFVIVANQVASDGGAEIRRGNAKVLSARLSDGVFFWSEDNRKGNFDAWLQKLNGVTFHAKLGTMAQRVARIEALAQVIAPLVKADVSLATQAAHLAKADLASYMVGEFPELQGVMGGYYAEAARLPGDVAEAIREHYKPQGPSDSVPEGAVSAAVALADKIDTLVGFFAIDEKPTGSKDPYALRRAALGILRILRQHNVRASLSELVAAWYQSLLIYAGEGRAVYVDTDNWRGSAGPRWAEGETEVYDNYLRDFRAGLLESPVFVIPTDRDYDLDLQFEHVTNTPKVDNALLTFRDFRAVSAEFADFFADRLKVMLKDEGVRFDVVEAGFAVKDDDMVRTVARIKALESVLATPAGAELQAAYTRVANILNAEAKKGALPTAEPKLLNGAPEVETVLTQQVIALTPVLERLIDAEQFEEALGKLAGLRGAVDAFLDGVLVNSDVAAERENRLSLLSALRCLFDGVGDLSKLA; encoded by the coding sequence ATGGCTCAGTTACTTATCGAACTTTTTTCAGAAGAAATCCCGGCGCGCATGCAGCTTCAGGCCGCGCGTGATTTTGAACGCCTGTTCCAACAGGGCCTTTATAAGGCTGGCTTGGATGATGCGAGCTTTGATGTCGCTCAAAATAAGACATACGAAATTCGCACTTATGTCGGACCGCGGCGCTTAGCCTTGGTTGTTGATGGGCTTGCCACTGAAACCGTTGCGACAACAGAGGAAATTAAAGGTCCCAAGGTTGGTGCTCCTCAACAGGCAATAGATGGTTTCCTTCGCAAAGTCGGAATGACCCAAGACGAATTGATGGATGTCAATGGTGTCTGGGTTGCCATAAAACGCAAAGACGCGCTTAAAACGGCAGAACTACTCCCCGGCATTCTTGAGGACGTCATCCTCAACTTCCCGTGGCCCAAGTCGATGCGCTCAGGCACGTCGAGCTTCCGCTGGGTGCGCCCGTTAAAGCGCATCCTGTTCCTGTTCGATGGTCAGGTCATTCCGCTGAGCGTCGGTGGCGTCACATCGGGCGACCTGACGCAAGGCCATCGCGTCCTGTCCTCCGGAGAAGCCCTTGCCGTCAAGGACTTCGCCGATTATCAGCAGAAGCTGCGTGATAACTTCGTCATCCTCGACCACATTGAGCGTCAATCCTTGATTCTGGATAAGGCCAATGAAGCCTGCGCCACCGCGGGCTGCGCCCTGATGGACGATCATGGCCTGCTGGAAGAGGTGGCCGGCCTCAATGAATGGCCGACGCCGCTGCTGGGCGATATGGACCCGAAATTCCTCAGCCTGCCGCCGGAGGTCATCAAGACCTCGATGCGCACGCACCAGAAATACTTCGCCGTGCGCGATCTTTCGACCGGAAAGATGGCGGCGAAGTTCGTCATCGTCGCCAATCAGGTGGCCAGCGACGGCGGGGCAGAAATCCGCCGCGGCAATGCCAAGGTGTTGTCGGCGCGTCTGTCGGACGGCGTCTTCTTCTGGTCCGAAGACAATCGCAAAGGTAATTTTGACGCCTGGCTGCAAAAGCTGAACGGCGTGACCTTCCACGCCAAACTGGGCACGATGGCGCAGCGCGTGGCGCGCATCGAAGCGCTGGCGCAAGTCATTGCGCCTCTGGTCAAGGCCGACGTGTCGCTGGCCACGCAAGCCGCGCATCTGGCCAAGGCCGATCTGGCCTCCTACATGGTCGGGGAATTCCCGGAGCTTCAAGGGGTTATGGGCGGTTATTACGCCGAAGCGGCCAGGCTGCCCGGCGATGTGGCCGAAGCCATCCGCGAACATTATAAGCCGCAGGGCCCCTCGGACTCGGTGCCCGAAGGCGCGGTGTCAGCGGCCGTGGCTCTGGCCGACAAGATCGACACGCTGGTCGGTTTCTTTGCCATCGACGAAAAGCCCACCGGTTCCAAAGACCCCTATGCCCTGCGTCGTGCCGCTCTGGGGATTTTGCGCATCCTGCGTCAGCACAATGTGCGCGCCTCTCTGTCGGAACTGGTCGCCGCCTGGTATCAGTCGCTGCTGATCTATGCGGGCGAAGGCCGCGCGGTCTATGTCGATACGGATAACTGGCGCGGTTCGGCCGGCCCGCGCTGGGCCGAGGGTGAAACCGAGGTCTATGACAACTATCTGCGCGATTTCCGCGCCGGTCTGCTCGAAAGCCCGGTCTTTGTCATCCCGACCGACCGCGACTACGATCTGGACCTGCAATTCGAGCATGTCACCAACACGCCCAAGGTCGATAACGCTCTGCTCACCTTCCGCGATTTCCGCGCGGTGTCGGCGGAGTTTGCCGACTTCTTCGCCGATCGCCTGAAGGTCATGCTGAAGGATGAAGGCGTGCGTTTTGACGTGGTTGAGGCCGGGTTTGCGGTCAAGGACGACGACATGGTGCGCACCGTGGCGCGCATCAAGGCGCTGGAAAGCGTGCTGGCGACGCCGGCGGGGGCTGAGCTTCAGGCCGCCTATACGCGCGTGGCCAATATCCTCAATGCCGAGGCGAAGAAGGGCGCTCTGCCGACGGCTGAGCCCAAGCTGCTCAACGGTGCCCCGGAGGTCGAAACGGTCCTGACGCAGCAGGTGATCGCCCTAACGCCGGTGCTGGAGCGGCTGATCGACGCCGAACAGTTCGAAGAGGCGCTGGGCAAGCTGGCGGGTTTGCGCGGGGCGGTCGATGCCTTCCTCGACGGGGTGCTGGTCAATTCCGACGTGGCGGCTGAGCGCGAAAACCGCCTGAGCCTGCTGTCGGCCTTGCGGTGTCTGTTTGACGGTGTCGGCGACCTGTCGAAGCTGGCGTAG
- the ppdK gene encoding pyruvate, phosphate dikinase: protein MSKSWVYAFAAGKADGDASMKNLLGGKGANLAEMSSLGLPVPAGFTITTEACVHYYQNDKTFPAGLEAQAQTALANLEAVTGKGFGSVENPLLVSVRSGARASMPGMMDTVLNLGLNDQTVEGLAALTGDRRFALDCYRRFITMYSNVVLGVSHHGFEDILDDHKDRLGVTVDTDITAKDWERVIADYKAKVKTDLGHDFPQDPQDQLWGAVKAVFGSWMNDRAKFYRKMHDIPEDWGTAVNIQSMVFGNMGDTSATGVAFTRNPSTGDNNLYGEFLLNAQGEDVVAGIRTPQTLTKKAREEMGERNPSMEEALPEVFAQFRSTVETLEKHYRDVQDVEFTVEQGKLFMLQTRNAKRTSRAALKIAVDMAKEGLITPQEALMRLDPGALDQLLHPMLDPKAERTLIARGLPASPGAACGKIVFTADDAVRLAAAGDDVILVRDETSPEDIHGMHAAKAIITARGGMTSHAAVVARGMGRPCVSGAGEMVISTERGEFSARGQTFRFGDIVTLDGSSGEVFKGSIRMIEPEFSDDFHQIMSWADKFRTLKVLTNAETPADARTAIGFGAEGIGLCRTEHMFFDEDRISAVREMILADDEAGRRKALAKILPMQKADFVELFKIMNGLPVTIRLLDPPLHEFLPHTPEDIKLVAEAAEVPEEKLLKRTKELSETNPMLGWRGCRLGITFPEIYEMQVTAIFEAACDVKAEGFDPQPDIMHPLVATKEEMAKLVAMTKAIAEGVLKARGAEVAYKVGTMIELPRAALLADKLAETAEFFSFGTNDLTQTTYGISRDDSGRFLNPYIEKGIFEKDPFVSLDPDGVGQLIDIARTKGRTTRPDIKLGICGEHGGDPASIAFCQKVGLDYVSCSPYRVPVARLAAAQAAISAK from the coding sequence ATGTCGAAGTCATGGGTTTACGCATTTGCCGCCGGTAAGGCCGATGGCGATGCCTCGATGAAGAACCTGCTGGGCGGCAAGGGGGCCAATCTGGCCGAAATGTCGTCCCTGGGCCTGCCGGTGCCGGCGGGTTTCACCATCACCACCGAGGCCTGCGTCCATTACTATCAGAACGACAAGACCTTCCCCGCCGGGCTGGAAGCGCAAGCGCAGACCGCTCTGGCCAATCTGGAGGCCGTGACGGGCAAGGGCTTTGGCTCGGTCGAAAACCCGCTGCTGGTTTCTGTGCGTTCGGGGGCGCGCGCGTCGATGCCGGGCATGATGGATACGGTCCTCAATCTGGGCCTCAATGATCAGACGGTCGAAGGGCTTGCCGCCCTGACGGGTGACCGCCGCTTCGCGCTCGACTGCTACCGCCGGTTCATCACCATGTACTCGAACGTCGTGCTGGGCGTCAGCCACCACGGCTTTGAGGACATTCTGGACGACCATAAGGACCGTCTGGGCGTCACGGTGGACACCGACATCACGGCCAAGGACTGGGAGCGCGTCATCGCCGACTATAAGGCCAAGGTGAAGACCGATCTGGGCCACGACTTCCCGCAGGACCCACAGGATCAGTTGTGGGGCGCAGTCAAGGCCGTGTTCGGTTCGTGGATGAACGACCGCGCCAAATTCTACCGCAAAATGCACGACATCCCCGAAGACTGGGGCACGGCTGTCAATATTCAGTCGATGGTGTTCGGCAATATGGGCGACACCTCGGCCACCGGCGTCGCCTTTACGCGCAACCCTTCGACGGGTGACAACAACCTTTACGGCGAATTCCTGCTCAATGCGCAGGGCGAAGACGTGGTGGCGGGCATCCGCACGCCGCAGACCCTGACAAAAAAAGCCCGCGAAGAGATGGGCGAGCGCAACCCCTCGATGGAAGAGGCCCTGCCGGAGGTCTTCGCGCAGTTCCGCTCAACCGTTGAGACGCTCGAAAAGCATTACCGCGATGTGCAGGATGTGGAGTTCACGGTCGAACAGGGCAAGCTGTTCATGCTGCAAACCCGCAATGCCAAGCGCACCTCGCGCGCGGCGCTGAAAATCGCCGTCGATATGGCCAAGGAAGGTCTGATCACGCCGCAGGAAGCGCTGATGCGCCTCGATCCCGGCGCGCTGGATCAGCTTCTGCACCCCATGCTGGACCCCAAGGCCGAGCGCACCCTGATCGCGCGCGGCCTGCCGGCCTCGCCGGGCGCGGCCTGCGGCAAGATCGTCTTCACCGCCGATGACGCCGTGCGTCTGGCGGCGGCGGGCGACGACGTCATTCTGGTGCGCGATGAAACCTCGCCCGAAGACATCCACGGTATGCACGCGGCCAAGGCGATTATCACGGCGCGCGGCGGTATGACCTCGCACGCCGCCGTTGTGGCGCGCGGCATGGGCCGTCCCTGCGTATCCGGGGCCGGGGAAATGGTCATTTCGACCGAGCGCGGCGAATTCAGCGCGCGCGGTCAGACCTTCCGCTTCGGGGACATTGTGACGCTCGATGGCTCCAGCGGCGAAGTATTCAAAGGCTCCATCCGCATGATCGAGCCGGAATTCTCGGACGACTTCCATCAGATTATGAGTTGGGCCGACAAATTCCGCACGCTGAAGGTGCTGACCAATGCTGAAACCCCGGCGGATGCGCGGACCGCCATCGGCTTCGGCGCCGAAGGCATCGGGCTGTGTCGTACCGAGCATATGTTCTTCGACGAAGACCGTATCAGCGCCGTGCGTGAAATGATCCTCGCCGATGACGAAGCCGGTCGCCGCAAGGCTTTGGCCAAAATCCTGCCCATGCAGAAGGCCGATTTTGTTGAGCTGTTCAAGATCATGAACGGCCTGCCGGTGACCATCCGCCTGCTCGATCCGCCGCTGCATGAGTTCCTGCCGCACACGCCGGAAGACATCAAGCTGGTGGCCGAAGCCGCGGAAGTGCCGGAGGAAAAACTCCTGAAGCGCACCAAGGAACTGTCGGAAACCAACCCCATGCTGGGCTGGCGCGGCTGCCGTCTGGGCATCACCTTCCCGGAAATCTACGAAATGCAGGTGACGGCGATTTTTGAAGCTGCCTGCGACGTGAAGGCCGAAGGCTTTGACCCGCAGCCGGACATCATGCACCCGCTGGTGGCCACGAAGGAAGAAATGGCCAAGCTGGTCGCCATGACCAAGGCCATTGCCGAAGGCGTGCTCAAGGCGCGCGGGGCCGAGGTAGCCTATAAGGTCGGCACCATGATCGAGCTGCCGCGTGCTGCACTGCTGGCCGACAAGCTGGCCGAGACGGCGGAATTCTTCTCGTTTGGTACCAACGATCTGACCCAGACCACCTACGGCATCAGCCGTGACGACTCGGGCCGCTTCCTCAACCCCTATATCGAAAAGGGTATTTTCGAGAAGGACCCCTTCGTCAGCCTCGATCCGGACGGCGTGGGGCAACTGATCGACATCGCCCGCACCAAGGGCCGCACGACGCGCCCGGACATCAAGCTCGGCATCTGCGGCGAACATGGCGGCGATCCGGCCTCGATTGCTTTCTGTCAAAAGGTCGGGCTCGACTACGTGTCGTGCTCGCCCTACCGCGTGCCGGTGGCGCGTCTTGCCGCCGCGCAAGCCGCCATTTCGGCAAAGTAA
- a CDS encoding DUF6157 family protein, giving the protein MIRNTFIAIAEDSKHRMGLEPPRRDGPPTLARLHYELLSEHPYELTLDDLNFTVHCLKYGLDTADQQARATFLSKGHPCMRASPLTRTYGFGAHYNHAGKIALYPADSVAYRKFLKDPEVRVEKAMRSKRAVEMV; this is encoded by the coding sequence ATGATCCGCAACACCTTCATCGCCATCGCCGAAGACTCGAAACACCGCATGGGGCTCGAACCGCCCCGCCGTGACGGCCCGCCGACCCTGGCGCGGTTGCATTATGAGCTGTTGTCGGAACATCCCTACGAACTGACTCTGGATGATCTGAACTTTACCGTCCATTGCCTGAAATACGGCCTTGATACAGCGGATCAGCAGGCGCGCGCGACGTTTCTCTCCAAAGGGCACCCGTGTATGCGCGCCTCGCCCCTGACCAGGACCTATGGCTTCGGGGCGCATTATAATCACGCGGGCAAGATCGCGCTTTATCCTGCGGATTCTGTCGCTTATCGGAAATTTCTCAAAGACCCGGAGGTCCGCGTCGAAAAAGCCATGCGCAGCAAACGCGCGGTGGAGATGGTTTAA
- a CDS encoding NUDIX hydrolase, protein MPVSLTIELSAVVMAIKDNEAMVLCLTLPDGTALPSGPFRPEAHRTFDLAVRAFVTEQTGFSAGYVEQLYSFGDEGRQGVSSLAPGGSDQRVISLGYLALTADSAFQSQLSAQWKPYSAFFPWEDWRRGEPAAVAPLRRRLRDWCNAAPHAQSAAERRGRVETLFPEDSDLWNEERVLDRYELLYSACLIHESRCAEASSGSGTAMLSDHRRILATGLSRLRGKLKYRPVIFELMPERFTLLELQRSLEAISGLPLHKQNFRRALERTGFVRPTGIMRDDTGGRPAELYAYDRDRFRFSPSLGLSLPRG, encoded by the coding sequence GTGCCGGTCAGCCTGACGATCGAACTGTCCGCCGTGGTTATGGCGATCAAGGACAATGAGGCGATGGTCCTGTGCCTGACCCTGCCTGACGGCACGGCCCTGCCCTCCGGCCCATTTCGCCCGGAGGCGCACCGCACCTTCGATCTCGCCGTGCGGGCCTTTGTCACCGAACAGACCGGCTTTTCGGCGGGCTATGTCGAACAGCTTTATTCGTTTGGCGACGAAGGGCGTCAGGGCGTGAGTTCGCTGGCCCCCGGCGGCAGCGATCAGCGCGTTATTTCGCTGGGCTATCTGGCCCTCACCGCCGACAGCGCCTTCCAGTCGCAATTATCGGCCCAATGGAAGCCCTATTCCGCCTTCTTTCCGTGGGAAGACTGGCGGCGCGGCGAACCGGCCGCGGTCGCGCCTCTGCGTCGGCGTCTGCGCGACTGGTGCAACGCCGCTCCGCACGCACAGAGCGCCGCCGAGCGGCGCGGGCGCGTCGAAACCCTGTTCCCCGAAGACAGCGACCTGTGGAACGAAGAACGGGTGCTGGATCGCTATGAACTGCTCTACAGCGCCTGCCTGATCCATGAATCGCGTTGCGCCGAAGCCTCCAGCGGCAGCGGCACGGCCATGCTGTCGGACCACCGCCGCATCCTGGCCACGGGCCTGTCGCGACTGAGGGGCAAGCTGAAGTACCGCCCGGTGATCTTTGAGCTGATGCCCGAACGCTTTACCCTGCTGGAATTGCAGCGCTCGCTGGAAGCCATCAGCGGCCTGCCCCTGCACAAGCAGAATTTCCGCCGCGCGCTGGAACGCACCGGCTTTGTGCGCCCGACAGGCATCATGCGCGACGATACGGGCGGCCGCCCGGCAGAGCTTTACGCCTATGACCGCGACCGTTTCCGCTTCAGCCCGTCTCTGGGGTTGAGTTTGCCGAGAGGGTAG
- a CDS encoding HD family hydrolase yields MAPRTPPSRRPASDPAPRAWQRMLSGRRLDLLDPSAMDIEIDDIALGLSRVARWNGQTTGEHGFSVAQHSLIVEDICAHLKPGLDTQWRLVALLHDAPEYVIGDMISPFKAALGLDYKRFEHHLEQAIHIRFGLPAAVPPEVKALIKRADHACAYFEATQLVGFSDAEARTFFGTPPEGYDLSLTALSGPEVRAQFVDRFYALSQNL; encoded by the coding sequence ATGGCCCCTCGCACCCCACCGTCCCGACGCCCTGCCAGCGATCCGGCCCCGCGCGCCTGGCAGCGTATGCTCTCCGGGCGTCGCCTCGACCTGCTCGATCCGTCGGCCATGGATATTGAGATTGACGACATTGCGCTCGGCCTGTCGCGCGTCGCCCGCTGGAACGGACAAACCACGGGCGAACATGGCTTTTCGGTCGCCCAGCATTCCTTGATCGTCGAAGACATCTGCGCCCATCTGAAGCCGGGGCTCGACACGCAGTGGCGGCTGGTGGCCCTGTTGCACGATGCGCCGGAATACGTCATTGGCGACATGATTTCGCCGTTCAAGGCGGCGCTGGGCCTCGATTACAAGCGTTTTGAGCATCATCTGGAACAGGCCATCCATATCCGCTTTGGCCTCCCCGCCGCGGTGCCACCGGAGGTCAAGGCCCTGATCAAGCGCGCCGATCACGCCTGCGCCTATTTCGAAGCGACGCAACTGGTCGGCTTTTCCGACGCCGAAGCCCGCACCTTTTTCGGCACCCCGCCCGAAGGCTACGACCTCAGCCTGACCGCCCTGTCGGGCCCCGAAGTCCGTGCGCAGTTCGTTGACAGGTTCTACGCCCTGAGCCAAAACCTGTAA
- a CDS encoding 4-(cytidine 5'-diphospho)-2-C-methyl-D-erythritol kinase produces MKRSRLAPAKVNLYLHVAAPDHRGYHPLRSLVVFADYGDEVSLTPGEGRLFIDGPFGQGLSTGEDNLVLKAVRRFEAATGVRVDNHDFYLTKNLPLASGVGGGSADAGAVLHLLREACAPEVTDDALSFMAAETGADGVMCLRAQASIAEGYGERLTPVTLPPLPAVLINPGVECPTPAVFKAYDAAAEFAPVDTQWRGYDLIDDLATTRNDLEAPAIRLVPVIGEVLASLRAQPETRFARMSGSGATCFALCETLSEAETLAARLRADWPKAWVRACTLK; encoded by the coding sequence ATGAAGCGGTCGCGGCTGGCCCCGGCCAAGGTCAATCTCTATCTGCACGTCGCCGCCCCGGATCACCGGGGCTATCATCCCCTGCGCAGTCTGGTGGTCTTTGCCGACTATGGCGATGAGGTAAGCCTGACGCCGGGTGAGGGGCGGCTGTTCATCGACGGGCCGTTCGGGCAGGGTTTGAGCACGGGCGAGGACAATCTGGTTCTCAAGGCCGTCCGGCGGTTTGAGGCGGCAACGGGCGTGCGCGTGGATAACCACGATTTCTACCTGACCAAAAACCTCCCTTTAGCCTCAGGCGTGGGCGGGGGCAGCGCTGATGCCGGGGCGGTGTTGCACCTGTTGCGCGAAGCCTGCGCGCCGGAGGTGACTGACGACGCCCTGTCCTTCATGGCGGCGGAGACAGGGGCTGACGGCGTGATGTGCCTGCGGGCTCAGGCGTCGATTGCCGAAGGTTATGGCGAGCGATTGACGCCGGTCACATTGCCGCCCTTGCCCGCTGTGCTGATCAATCCGGGAGTCGAGTGTCCGACACCGGCGGTTTTCAAGGCCTATGATGCGGCAGCGGAATTTGCCCCTGTTGACACGCAGTGGCGGGGATACGACCTGATCGACGACCTCGCTACCACCCGTAACGATCTGGAAGCGCCCGCCATCCGTCTGGTGCCGGTGATCGGTGAAGTGCTGGCGTCTTTACGCGCGCAGCCTGAGACACGCTTTGCCCGCATGTCGGGATCGGGGGCGACCTGTTTTGCCCTGTGCGAGACCTTGAGCGAGGCCGAAACCCTGGCGGCTCGACTGCGCGCCGACTGGCCAAAGGCGTGGGTGCGGGCCTGTACGCTGAAGTGA
- a CDS encoding glycine--tRNA ligase subunit alpha: MTKEPLSFQDLILTLHHYWSQQGCVILQPYDVEVGAGTLHPATVLRALGKKPWRAAYVQPSRRPVDGRYGENPNRLQHYYQYQVILKPNPDNLQELYLGSLKAIGLDTALHDIRFVEDDWENPTVGAWGLGWEVWCDGMEVTQYTYFQGVGGIEVDVVSGELTYGLERLAMYLQNVDNVYDLKFNTDGVKYGDVFKEQERQFSAFNFEASDVATLKRQFEDMERNVLRILNTENSLGYKLVLPAYDHVLKASHLFNLMDARGAIAVAERQSYIGRIRDLCKACALEWAAQEEAR, translated from the coding sequence ATGACCAAAGAGCCCCTGTCCTTTCAGGACCTTATCCTGACCCTGCACCATTACTGGAGCCAGCAGGGCTGCGTGATCCTTCAGCCCTATGACGTCGAAGTCGGCGCAGGCACCCTGCATCCGGCCACCGTCCTGCGCGCGCTGGGCAAGAAGCCGTGGAGGGCCGCCTATGTGCAGCCGTCGCGCCGTCCGGTCGATGGCCGCTATGGCGAAAACCCCAACCGCCTTCAGCACTATTATCAGTATCAGGTGATCCTGAAACCGAACCCGGACAATCTTCAGGAACTGTATCTCGGCTCGCTGAAAGCCATCGGGCTCGACACCGCCCTGCACGACATCCGCTTCGTCGAAGACGACTGGGAAAACCCGACCGTGGGCGCGTGGGGCCTCGGCTGGGAAGTGTGGTGCGACGGCATGGAAGTCACGCAATACACCTATTTCCAGGGCGTCGGCGGCATCGAAGTCGATGTGGTGTCGGGCGAACTCACCTACGGGCTGGAGCGTCTGGCCATGTATCTTCAGAACGTCGATAATGTCTATGATCTGAAATTCAACACTGACGGCGTGAAGTACGGCGACGTGTTCAAGGAGCAGGAGCGTCAGTTTTCGGCCTTCAACTTTGAAGCGTCCGATGTGGCGACGCTTAAGCGCCAGTTTGAGGACATGGAGCGCAACGTTCTGCGCATCCTCAATACCGAAAACAGTCTGGGCTATAAGCTGGTCCTGCCGGCCTACGACCACGTGCTGAAGGCCTCGCACCTGTTCAACCTGATGGATGCGCGCGGCGCCATCGCGGTGGCCGAACGGCAATCCTATATCGGCCGCATCCGCGACCTCTGTAAGGCCTGCGCGCTTGAATGGGCCGCACAAGAAGAAGCTAGATAA
- a CDS encoding AmpG family muropeptide MFS transporter, with protein MSSADKPTFRDILRALKTPNAWLLLVLGFSAGLPFLMTGATLGFWMREEGTSLTVIGYMGWISLFYGFKVVWAPWMDKVRLPLLHARLGQRRSFMLLAQGGVILSLIGMAAIGPTGNIWAFVAVTLLLALSAASQEIAIHAWRIEQTEGQAQEALNPTIYSLGYKVAAIVSGSLILIPADQFGWPATVTGLAALMLVGVAATLIARPSRAEALTPPVPYSFDTYVVVPLKSFFQEHAGLAWWVLATVALYRLPDYLIGPVAGPLYSDTGLSNADIAYVRSTIGLAASFAGVALGGACLLWLGVERAFWLGAVTGPLSNICFALMAAHPGDVTVFGGTLIIDNIANGVAETAFIAFLTRLTVKEHTLTHFALMYSAADLTGKLLKGFSGQIVDGLTATHGLFGAYQIFFIGTAVAGLPALSLCLILRQRGLFKTA; from the coding sequence ATGTCCTCTGCCGATAAGCCCACCTTCCGCGACATCCTCCGCGCCCTGAAAACGCCCAATGCCTGGCTGCTGCTGGTGCTGGGCTTTTCGGCGGGCCTGCCCTTCCTGATGACCGGCGCGACGCTCGGCTTCTGGATGCGCGAGGAAGGGACAAGCCTGACCGTCATCGGCTATATGGGCTGGATCAGCCTGTTTTACGGCTTCAAGGTCGTGTGGGCCCCGTGGATGGACAAGGTGCGCCTGCCGCTCCTGCACGCGCGGCTGGGGCAAAGGCGGTCCTTCATGCTGCTGGCACAGGGCGGGGTGATCCTCAGCCTGATCGGCATGGCCGCCATCGGCCCCACGGGGAATATCTGGGCCTTTGTCGCCGTGACCCTGCTGCTGGCCTTAAGCGCCGCCTCGCAGGAAATCGCCATCCACGCCTGGCGCATCGAGCAGACCGAGGGACAGGCACAGGAGGCGCTCAATCCGACAATTTATTCCCTCGGCTATAAGGTCGCGGCCATCGTCTCCGGTTCGCTGATCCTTATTCCCGCAGACCAATTCGGCTGGCCGGCCACGGTAACCGGGCTGGCGGCGCTGATGCTGGTCGGTGTGGCCGCAACCCTAATTGCGCGGCCGTCGCGCGCCGAGGCCCTTACGCCGCCGGTGCCCTACAGCTTCGACACCTATGTCGTCGTGCCACTGAAAAGCTTTTTTCAGGAACATGCGGGACTGGCGTGGTGGGTGCTGGCGACCGTGGCGCTCTATCGCCTGCCCGACTATCTGATCGGGCCAGTGGCCGGGCCATTGTATAGCGACACCGGCCTCAGCAATGCCGATATCGCCTATGTGCGTTCGACCATCGGGCTGGCGGCCTCGTTCGCCGGGGTGGCGCTGGGCGGGGCGTGTCTTCTGTGGCTGGGGGTTGAGCGCGCCTTCTGGCTGGGGGCGGTGACCGGGCCTTTGTCCAATATCTGCTTTGCCCTGATGGCCGCGCATCCGGGGGATGTCACCGTGTTCGGCGGCACGCTGATCATCGACAACATCGCCAATGGCGTAGCCGAAACGGCCTTTATCGCCTTTCTAACGCGCCTTACGGTGAAGGAACACACCCTCACCCACTTTGCCCTGATGTATTCGGCGGCCGACCTGACCGGCAAGCTGCTGAAAGGCTTTTCGGGGCAGATCGTTGATGGCCTGACGGCGACGCACGGCCTGTTCGGGGCCTATCAAATCTTCTTTATCGGCACGGCAGTGGCCGGGCTTCCCGCACTGAGTCTTTGCCTGATCCTGCGGCAGCGTGGCCTCTTCAAGACGGCCTGA